The following proteins are co-located in the Dehalococcoidales bacterium genome:
- a CDS encoding cytidylate kinase-like family protein, giving the protein MPVITIRGQFGSGAPDIGKKVAERLHIDYVDREIIAGVAEKVNATSKKIEAKEMPPATFFKRIGDAIAHAYPIASPEGLSAPIPVYLPASQIPLDDPSYLRGLESVVKELAAGNAIVIRGRGSQFILKDFPGVFHVMVVAPLKLRVDRIMSIRNLDEKAARQEINSFDSSRHEFIKRFFKEELENPLHYDLVINTEHFNLDEAASLIIDALSVKNP; this is encoded by the coding sequence ATGCCGGTAATCACTATCAGAGGGCAATTCGGTAGCGGGGCGCCGGATATCGGGAAGAAGGTGGCGGAACGGCTCCACATCGACTATGTTGACCGGGAAATTATCGCCGGCGTGGCGGAAAAGGTAAATGCCACCAGCAAGAAAATCGAGGCTAAAGAGATGCCGCCGGCCACCTTTTTCAAACGCATCGGCGATGCCATCGCCCACGCTTACCCCATCGCCAGCCCGGAAGGCCTCAGCGCGCCTATTCCGGTATATCTTCCCGCCTCCCAGATACCCCTGGACGACCCCAGCTATTTAAGGGGACTGGAATCGGTAGTCAAAGAGCTGGCCGCCGGTAATGCTATCGTTATCCGGGGGCGGGGCAGCCAGTTTATCCTTAAGGACTTTCCCGGTGTTTTTCACGTGATGGTGGTGGCGCCGCTCAAGCTGCGGGTGGACCGTATCATGAGCATCCGCAATCTGGACGAGAAAGCCGCCCGGCAGGAAATCAATAGCTTTGACAGCTCCCGCCACGAGTTTATCAAGCGGTTCTTTAAGGAAGAGCTGGAAAATCCCCTGCACTATGATTTGGTGATAAACACGGAGCACTTTAATCTGGACGAAGCCGCCTCGCTGATTATTGATGCTCTGTCTGTCAAAAACCCGTGA
- the aroF gene encoding 3-deoxy-7-phosphoheptulonate synthase: protein MLIVMKNDATDEQVTAVIKEIERMGLRGVPMPGALRTAVCIIGNKGSVDATQLLAMDGVKEAIPVTKPYKLVSRETNLESSVITIGEVVIGAGEPVIMAGPCAVESEEQALTIAAIVKKYGAKVFRGGAFKPRTSPYAFQGMGEKGLKILDKVRRETGLLIITEATDSENLFAVEKYADIIQIGARNMQNYSLLRLAGQTKKPVLLKRGFAATIDEWLMAAEYIMSEGNNRVILCERGIRTFSDTTRNTLDLSAIPAIKAVSHLPIIADPSHAAGRRDYVIPLSRGAIAVGADGLLIEVHHDPAHALSDGMQSLYPHQFEQLMQEIGRLQQFL from the coding sequence ATGCTTATCGTGATGAAGAACGACGCCACCGATGAACAGGTGACCGCCGTTATCAAGGAAATAGAGAGAATGGGACTGCGCGGCGTGCCCATGCCGGGCGCTTTGCGCACCGCCGTCTGCATCATCGGGAACAAGGGGTCGGTGGACGCGACGCAACTGCTGGCCATGGATGGCGTGAAAGAAGCCATCCCGGTCACCAAGCCCTACAAGCTGGTCAGCCGCGAGACCAACCTGGAATCGTCCGTAATAACCATCGGGGAGGTGGTTATCGGGGCGGGCGAACCGGTCATCATGGCCGGGCCCTGCGCCGTGGAGAGCGAAGAACAGGCGCTGACTATCGCCGCCATCGTGAAGAAATACGGAGCCAAGGTGTTCCGGGGCGGCGCTTTCAAGCCCCGCACCTCTCCTTACGCGTTCCAGGGGATGGGGGAAAAGGGGCTTAAAATACTGGACAAGGTACGCCGCGAGACCGGACTGCTGATTATCACCGAGGCCACCGACAGCGAAAACCTGTTCGCGGTGGAAAAATACGCCGACATCATCCAGATAGGCGCGCGCAACATGCAGAACTACTCCCTGCTGCGGCTGGCCGGACAGACCAAAAAGCCGGTGCTGCTCAAGCGCGGCTTCGCCGCTACCATAGATGAATGGCTGATGGCCGCCGAGTACATCATGTCCGAGGGGAACAACCGCGTGATTCTCTGCGAAAGGGGAATACGCACCTTTTCCGACACAACGCGCAACACGCTCGACCTCAGCGCCATACCAGCCATCAAGGCGGTCAGCCACCTGCCAATCATCGCCGACCCCTCCCACGCCGCCGGAAGGCGGGACTACGTGATACCTTTATCCCGGGGGGCGATAGCGGTGGGGGCGGACGGCCTGCTGATAGAGGTACACCACGACCCCGCGCACGCCCTTTCCGACGGGATGCAGTCTTTATACCCGCACCAGTTCGAGCAGCTGATGCAGGAAATAGGCCGGCTCCAGCAGTTCCTCTAG
- a CDS encoding YciC family protein — protein MEQPSNANASPVMLQPGVGSAYGNGWNQLWKHFLDLLVIMIITWAISFAFSLPETIAQWRGNTMPLYWNLVSLAFTVLVLWPLNMGMNFAYLKAARGQKVDIGDMFEGFRNYWNVIAATFLLGLLIGIGLILLIVPGIIIACKLAFVPYLVVDRKMGAAAAIDASWKMTGGHAGTVFLIGLLAIPIVIAGLICLGVGVIPATMWVSLALASLYHAVSTSGPQLMATPPSTAPPVA, from the coding sequence ATGGAACAGCCGAGTAATGCTAACGCATCCCCGGTAATGCTCCAGCCCGGCGTCGGGTCAGCCTACGGCAACGGGTGGAACCAGCTCTGGAAGCACTTTCTAGATTTGCTGGTGATTATGATAATCACCTGGGCTATATCCTTCGCCTTTTCCCTGCCGGAGACCATCGCGCAGTGGAGAGGTAATACCATGCCGCTGTATTGGAACTTGGTGTCCCTGGCGTTTACTGTACTGGTATTATGGCCGTTGAACATGGGTATGAACTTCGCTTACCTGAAAGCGGCGCGTGGGCAGAAAGTGGATATCGGGGACATGTTTGAGGGTTTCCGGAATTACTGGAACGTTATTGCTGCCACCTTTCTCTTGGGACTGCTCATAGGTATTGGCTTGATACTCTTGATCGTCCCCGGCATCATCATCGCCTGCAAGCTGGCTTTCGTTCCTTACCTGGTGGTAGATAGAAAAATGGGAGCCGCTGCGGCGATTGATGCCAGCTGGAAAATGACCGGCGGCCACGCCGGCACGGTATTCCTCATCGGCCTGCTGGCTATTCCCATCGTGATTGCCGGGTTGATTTGTCTTGGCGTAGGGGTGATACCCGCTACGATGTGGGTCAGTCTGGCGTTGGCTTCGCTGTATCACGCGGTCAGCACTTCCGGGCCGCAGTTGATGGCGACACCCCCCAGCACCGCCCCGCCAGTTGCTTGA
- a CDS encoding DUF4389 domain-containing protein yields MTTTDKTYPVNIRGELSSPPQRGWWLIKWLLGIPHYIILGFLMIAFVFVAFIAFWAILFTGKYPKGLFKFNTGVLRWWWRVSFYSYGALATDKYPPFSLDPDPNYPADLEIPYPEKLSKGLVLVKWWLLAIPHYIIVSVFTSGPAWQTQGWDYTVNNQVHHMGGWQASCGGLIFIVAIFAGVFVLFTGRYPKDLFKLAMGFNRWAIRVGAYASLMTDAYPPFRLWDD; encoded by the coding sequence GTGACAACTACAGATAAAACCTACCCGGTAAACATCAGGGGGGAACTATCCTCGCCGCCACAGCGCGGCTGGTGGCTGATCAAATGGCTGCTCGGTATCCCGCACTACATTATTCTCGGCTTTCTCATGATAGCTTTCGTGTTCGTGGCCTTTATCGCCTTCTGGGCCATCCTGTTCACCGGGAAATATCCAAAAGGGTTGTTCAAGTTCAACACCGGCGTGCTGCGCTGGTGGTGGCGCGTATCTTTTTACAGCTACGGCGCCCTGGCGACGGACAAGTACCCGCCGTTCAGCCTAGACCCCGACCCCAATTATCCCGCCGACCTGGAAATACCCTATCCGGAAAAGCTATCCAAGGGACTGGTGCTGGTAAAGTGGTGGCTGCTGGCCATCCCGCATTACATCATCGTGAGCGTTTTCACCAGCGGCCCGGCCTGGCAAACGCAGGGCTGGGACTATACAGTAAATAACCAGGTCCATCACATGGGCGGGTGGCAGGCAAGCTGTGGCGGGCTGATATTTATCGTGGCTATTTTTGCCGGCGTTTTTGTGCTGTTCACGGGACGGTATCCGAAAGACCTGTTCAAACTGGCTATGGGGTTCAACCGCTGGGCGATACGCGTGGGGGCTTACGCTTCACTGATGACGGATGCCTACCCGCCCTTCCGCCTCTGGGACGACTAA
- the mutM gene encoding bifunctional DNA-formamidopyrimidine glycosylase/DNA-(apurinic or apyrimidinic site) lyase has translation MPELPEVETIKNELLPHVLGRTIESVDIAWDRIVKQPSVAAFRERVVGRKITEITRRGKYLFFHLDSGELLVMHMKMTGSLLVNPGDGRFARAVLHLDKGVDVYFRDPRKFGRMWLEKDASAVLKKLGPEPLDDDFTPAVLAALLRGRTAPVKAVILDQAVIAGIGNMYADEALFAAGIHPVRPAQSLTKAEVDRLYDAILLVLRKALKRGGASVRNYIRPDGDAGTAHAEFNVAHGTGKRCPRCGAAIERIVVRGRGTYLCPRCQKMP, from the coding sequence ATGCCGGAGCTGCCTGAAGTAGAAACGATTAAGAACGAGCTGCTGCCGCACGTCTTGGGGCGGACTATTGAAAGCGTGGACATCGCCTGGGACAGGATCGTCAAGCAGCCGTCCGTGGCCGCGTTCCGGGAGAGGGTGGTGGGGCGTAAGATAACGGAAATTACCCGGCGGGGCAAGTACCTCTTTTTTCACCTTGATAGCGGCGAGCTGCTGGTGATGCACATGAAAATGACCGGCTCTTTGCTGGTCAACCCCGGTGACGGCAGGTTTGCCCGCGCTGTCTTGCACCTGGATAAAGGTGTTGACGTGTATTTCCGCGACCCCCGGAAGTTCGGCCGCATGTGGCTGGAAAAAGACGCTTCCGCCGTTTTAAAGAAGCTGGGGCCGGAACCCCTGGACGATGATTTTACTCCCGCTGTATTAGCCGCTCTGTTACGTGGCCGGACGGCCCCGGTCAAAGCTGTAATCCTGGACCAGGCTGTCATCGCCGGTATCGGTAACATGTATGCGGACGAAGCCCTGTTCGCGGCCGGCATCCATCCGGTGCGGCCGGCGCAAAGCCTGACCAAAGCTGAAGTTGACCGACTCTACGATGCTATTCTCTTGGTGTTGCGCAAAGCCCTGAAAAGGGGCGGCGCCAGCGTCCGTAACTATATCCGCCCGGACGGTGATGCCGGCACCGCCCACGCTGAATTTAACGTCGCTCACGGTACCGGCAAGAGATGCCCCAGGTGCGGCGCCGCCATCGAGCGCATTGTGGTGCGCGGCCGCGGCACCTACCTCTGTCCCAGATGCCAGAAAATGCCTTAG